A genome region from Flavobacterium sp. CFS9 includes the following:
- a CDS encoding geranylgeranylglyceryl/heptaprenylglyceryl phosphate synthase, with protein MRQKILSIRQEILEAKSNGQKLLAILLDPDKIVWENLDHLLLKINQSPATHIFVGGSIVQATILEDLISKLKQETNLPVVIFPGDPSQISPQADAILFLSLLSGRNPDYLIEYQVQAAPILKKTNLEVISTGYILIESGNETAVARVSKTKPLDRDNFDLVLATAQAGEMLGNQLIYLEAGSGAKKAVPLEMIELIAQNVEIPIIVGGGIVDLHGIQKAYSAGADLVVIGTAFENDSLFFES; from the coding sequence ATGAGACAAAAAATACTCAGTATACGGCAGGAAATTTTAGAAGCTAAAAGTAATGGACAAAAATTACTGGCCATATTATTAGATCCGGACAAAATTGTTTGGGAAAATTTAGATCATTTATTGCTTAAAATAAATCAATCCCCTGCAACGCATATTTTTGTGGGAGGAAGTATTGTGCAGGCAACAATTTTAGAAGATTTAATATCAAAATTAAAACAAGAGACTAATTTACCCGTTGTTATATTTCCAGGTGATCCTTCGCAGATTTCACCTCAGGCAGACGCGATTTTGTTCTTATCTTTATTATCAGGCCGAAATCCCGATTATTTAATAGAGTATCAGGTACAGGCGGCTCCAATTTTAAAAAAGACAAATCTGGAAGTAATTTCAACCGGTTATATTCTGATTGAAAGCGGAAATGAAACTGCCGTAGCCCGTGTAAGTAAAACAAAACCACTTGACAGGGACAACTTTGATCTGGTGCTGGCAACGGCTCAGGCAGGAGAAATGTTAGGGAATCAATTGATTTATCTGGAGGCGGGCAGCGGTGCGAAAAAAGCAGTTCCGCTAGAAATGATAGAACTAATCGCTCAAAATGTTGAGATTCCTATAATTGTTGGTGGAGGAATTGTAGATTTGCATGGAATTCAAAAGGCTTATAGTGCCGGTGCAGATTTAGTGGTTATTGGAACCGCTTTTGAAAATGACAGCCTTTTTTTTGAATCATAA
- the pnuC gene encoding nicotinamide riboside transporter PnuC encodes MIDFFLDSYKNTPLWHIGLEFLVFICGILSVWFAKKENIWVYPTGLIATVISVYLLYVAGYIGDMIINGYFSIMSIYGWYVWAKGGTVEDNLPITRTNNNEKIIGFVLFFITVFVVFGIYKYFDYEIRNDNYVDMISSGIFFAGMWYMAKKKIENWTLWIIGDIIVVPLYAYRGLGMLSLQYLIFTILAISAYLEWRKILDSKKQLS; translated from the coding sequence ATGATTGATTTTTTTCTGGACAGTTATAAGAACACTCCGTTATGGCATATTGGTCTGGAGTTTTTAGTTTTTATCTGTGGGATTTTGAGTGTTTGGTTTGCAAAAAAAGAAAACATCTGGGTTTACCCAACCGGATTAATTGCCACCGTAATATCAGTTTATCTGTTATATGTTGCAGGTTATATCGGAGATATGATCATCAATGGATATTTTTCTATTATGAGTATATACGGGTGGTATGTATGGGCAAAAGGAGGAACGGTTGAAGATAATCTGCCCATAACACGAACGAACAACAATGAAAAAATAATTGGATTTGTATTGTTTTTCATAACTGTTTTTGTAGTTTTCGGCATTTATAAATACTTTGATTACGAGATTAGAAACGACAATTATGTCGATATGATTTCATCTGGAATATTTTTTGCAGGAATGTGGTACATGGCGAAGAAAAAGATCGAGAACTGGACGCTTTGGATCATTGGTGATATTATTGTGGTGCCCCTTTATGCTTATCGCGGTTTAGGGATGTTGTCACTTCAGTATTTAATTTTTACAATTTTGGCTATTTCAGCTTATTTAGAATGGAGAAAAATCTTAGACAGCAAAAAACAGCTATCATAA
- a CDS encoding Crp/Fnr family transcriptional regulator encodes MIAIDLLEKYGALRKSFVKNEIIFEENNLPAYYYQIVSGEVKMSNYNDDGREFIQGIFYKEQPFGEPPLFLNQKYPANAITVEDSEILLLDRNSFIILLKENPDISLKIIENLAQRLYYKSVMAAEMSTQEPEHRILKLIDHGIVYFNFKKDTNGYLINFTRQQIGDLTGLRVETVIRTIKTLEKKGALKIINRKVYR; translated from the coding sequence ATGATTGCAATTGATCTGCTGGAGAAATATGGTGCTTTGAGAAAGTCTTTCGTTAAAAATGAAATCATTTTTGAAGAAAACAATCTGCCGGCGTATTATTATCAAATTGTTTCCGGTGAAGTAAAAATGAGTAATTATAACGATGACGGACGTGAATTTATTCAGGGTATTTTTTACAAAGAGCAGCCTTTTGGAGAACCGCCCTTATTTCTAAATCAAAAATATCCGGCAAATGCCATCACTGTTGAAGATTCGGAAATTCTTCTCCTTGACAGAAATAGTTTCATAATACTGCTGAAAGAAAACCCGGATATCAGTCTTAAAATAATCGAAAATCTGGCGCAGCGGCTGTATTACAAATCAGTTATGGCAGCAGAGATGTCTACTCAGGAACCGGAACATCGTATCTTAAAATTAATCGATCACGGAATTGTCTATTTCAATTTTAAAAAAGACACCAATGGTTACCTCATTAATTTCACAAGACAACAGATTGGAGATCTAACAGGTTTACGCGTTGAAACAGTCATTAGAACCATAAAAACTCTGGAGAAAAAAGGAGCTCTAAAAATTATAAACAGAAAAGTATACCGATAA